The genomic DNA ACCTTTTAATTGCCTGAAGAGACTGTGATCTGTGGCCAGATATGGCTTTTAAGTGGTTATCTaagaccaaaaagaaaaataaagatgtgaGATTACACAGGATGACGTTTATGTGGTGGTGTTGCTTTTGGCTGTTGAGAACACTTCAAAATGCAGGGGCAGCATCGTGAAAAACTGGTCTAGAATTATTCCTGAGAATGGTTTAAAGGGAAAAGTCAGGGTTAGAACTGGCAATAGGAGCATccagtgttttgaaaaaatgcatctgggtatgaattttgttttttaaagctctaTCTTCTAATcaaaagtcacagaatcacCAAGCATTTTAGTGCTGTGACTAAACCACTATTTAGAACTAGAGGGAGATCATCAGCCAAGAAATACACGGTTGAGAAATGAGCACCCTATTGCTGTTAAGCATTTTTCAGTGTAGGAGGAGACAGTGTTTTGCTAAGGCTCAGCTGTTTGCAGATCAGCTGTAGGAGATTGGTGGTGTTAGTCTGGGGTCCAAGGAATGATTTTGAGAACAGTTAGGCAGGCCCAATTCTAGTTCCTCACCTAAGGGGAACCTAGCTTTGGTTCCTGTCACAACTATTAGGTTAGGAGTTGGTAACTACAGATACTCTGGTGCACATCAAAACTTGCTAGTCTGagtaagaacaaaaaaaaggaattggCCTTACCTAGCATATGAAAATAAGGAGATGCTTTCAGCAGTTGCTGCAGAAGTGGGAAATGTCTGTGCTTtatgaggaagaagaaatgtgcAGGGGGTATGTTCAGATGGGAAAGATAAGGACTTGAAAATGAGTGCTAAAAATTGGAATAATCTAGAAGTttgattcttttgttttccagttgaTGAGAAGCGGAAGTCTAAGACAACGCCGGCAGTCCTATTGGAAATAATCAAAGAAGAAGGCCTGTGAGTagacacattttttctgtttgtcttcatGTAGACAAGCCATAAGACTAACttgaatttgcttttaaagtggAATAGTTAGCCGGTATCTCTGTGGACAGGTTTTTATTCTAATTAAAATGTCTCCATCTAAGTGTGATATGATTTGCATAATCTTACATGTTCGTCTTTAGCTAATTTGGATTAACTTTCTTGAGCACCTTACACAATTCTGTTCAGTGATGTAACTGTGCCTCCTCACAAATGCAGGTTTGTACACAAATGTACCTTCATGTACCTATCTGATAAACCAGCTTTGTCTGCCTGGATTCTTGGGTGTGTCCATTTCTCCTAACAAGATGAAACTCTTGGGCAGCAAAGCCAATTTCAACAGGAGAATTGAGACATGTTTCCCTGTTGGcaattttttctcctccaaggCATGTGGAAGTAGACAAATGAGTCTTTATGCTGGTGAGATTCAAGACCCATCTAAAAGCGATGCTGTGCTTTAGTATTTGCCACGCAGGCTGAGCTGCCTGGGAAAAACGCTTCTACGTGTGTCCTTGTTACAAGTATTTTCCTAAGTGAATCCCTGGAACTCAAGTAGACCAGAGCTTCCAGGATACTGAAGCTGACAAAAGTTTAGCTTGACCAATAATGTTTTTGCCACCTTTGAACTTGAGCGGTTCGCAGTTGTATGCATGAGCGTTTTTCAGTCGGTTGGTGATCTCTTTTGTTCACATTCCTGCATTACTTTTGCCACATGAGGGTAGCAAGTcaactttaaattaaaaaaaaaaaaaaaaaggaaaggaaaaaatgaaaaagaaaaattaagggAAGTGGAGAGACTGCAAAAGCAGTCCTCCAACTTTTCctgtgcaacagaaaaatcagtaatcCTGGCAAGAGGGGAACATTGTATCTTCCAGAGGTGTTGGGAAGGCCTAGTTAAGCAATGATACTAGTTTTAGAGATGTTTCTGGAATAacaaaaatcccccaaacaACAGCAAGTCTGAAATGGGATGTGAGATCATAAACATCTTGTTCATATTAGTCTGCAGAGTCTTGTCTCATATTACACTTTTGTGCGACTGCTTTTCTCATCTAGTTACAGCAAATAGGTTTAGCTAATGGACTTTTGTagaaagttttgctttcttccctgtgCTTTCATCCTTACTGAATTCTTCTCAAGGTTGCAGTTTGGAACACAAACTTAGGTTTTATTTGTGTGCAGAAGTATTTGTATGTGAATTATGGATGTTAGCCCTGACAGCTTGagtcattaaaataaactcatattttttttgtcttggtttcATGTTTTGTACTGTAAGATACTTCATTTGAAGATCATTAGAAGTTGTTCTTAATAAATGAATCAAACAAAACTAACTCTCAGTTAGAGGATATGGTACactttctttctgcctttcttttccagcacagaAGAGATAGGTGATGCAAAAACTGTTCTAATTCTACTAATGACTAACTGTATAGTCAGTTAAATTGTAATTTTAACTGTATAATTAGCTAAGCCTGTAACTTCAGAAGCGGTCTTAATAATGTGGTATATTGCCAGCTACATGGAAGGGGGAAGCACTTGATgcatcagaaatgaaaaactaGCATTTACATCATAAGAACGGTCAGATGCTCTGTTTACCAGCCTTGCATCTTTTACGGTCATCTTGGGAATCCTTATATTCTGCGTATTCCCAATATGTTAATGAATGCTAAAATGCCTCCATGATTGCTGCTGGTCATTGAGGAGATTTCTTGGGCTGTTAACATGATACCAGTTCTCTGCCTGTCCTGTGCAGCTTCAGTGGAGGTATGTATCATTATCGGGGATTTAGAGCAGCTGTTGAGGTGTCCTTGTTTTACAGGCTTATCAGGCCTGTCAGAGAAGGGAGCTTTGTTAGTCAGCTGttacaaaattattcttaaatcAAGATAGATTTAGATGATACATAAACAATGACAGTTATTCACAACACCTGAAAAATAAGATAGCTGTGAATCATAAGGGAGTATTCactttttcatctgtgtttaatctaattaaatttaaataggtaatttctttttctcacttaCCTGACTGACTTGCTCTAAACTTTACTGTGAAACATTTATTAGAAATTCTTCTCACCTGCATATCTCATGCCCCAGGTTGCATCCTTTGGAAAACTTTCCATGGTGGAGTATATTAACTTCAGTATCTagtcttccatttttaaattttatgtgAGAATTCAGAcacttttttgtcttcattactctaggttgtctttttttttttttaattttgtattgaGGAAGTAGTTGGTCTGTaattttttcccagctgtgttaAGCATCGCTTTCTTTCCTTGGAGATGTGAGCATCTCTTTACTGGGGTGTTGTCTTTTGTATTGGACTGACAATTCCATTTCTCAACAAAGATGAGAATTTTCCCCATGCCTTGGTATGTTTTAGTATATGGTTTGAATTGGTTGTACCAGTCTATATCTTCATGTTGATACCACAAACATGTATTCATCGCCTGGATGTTTGTAGTTCACTGCTGGCTGTTGGAAGAGAGCAAATACAGTGGTAGTACTCACTTCTGGAGCGAGTGAGCCCCAAGCTTCTCACTGTAAATATATTGTAcctctgcagctccttttcAATGGAATTATTCTTGATGACAGAATAACAGAATGTTTAGGGTTCtaagggacctctggagattatccagtccaacctcctgctaaaACAagttcacctagagcaggttgcacaggattgtgtccaggtggcttttgaaTGTTTCCtgagaaggagactccacaacccctctgggcagcctgttccagtgctctgtcacccttgaagtgaagaagtttttcctcatacttACGTGAAACTTCTTGTGTTTCCATTTGTGcccattgtcccttgtcctgtcactgggcaccaccgAAGAGTCTGGTCCCATCCTCTTGATGCTCACCCTTAAGAGATTTCTATACATTgctaagatcccctctcagtcttctccatgCTGACCAGGCCCagccctctcagcctttcctcatcagagATGCTCAGTCCCCTCGTAacctttgtagccctctgctggaccctctccagtagttctATAGtagtttatatatatagtaGTTACtataatttagaaatttaagcactcattttttttaatggtacaGTCAGGAGTTTTGTATGGCTTGTTACCATTAATGATCAAGACATATCTAGTTAGTATTGCATGTAGTATACAGTATTGTATCTCTGGGACCCTCCACCAACATGTAAAATCAACCAGATCACATACTTTGCTGATCCTCACCGtgactttttcttctccattagGTTGGCACCATATCGAGGATGGTTCCCTGTTATCTCCAGTCTTTGCTGCTccaattttgtttatttttatacgTTTAATAGTCTTAAAGCTCTTTGGGTCAAAGGTCAGCATTCAACCACTGGAAAAGACTTGGTTCTTGGGGTTGTTGCAGGTAATACTTAAAAATCCCAGTTTcctcaaaaatgtatttttagtataTTCTatgtattgtttttctttatgaagTCCACTGGAGATCACACTGAGTACTTACTCATCCTGCTGTGTGCAGACCTGCTTCACTGTGCAGCTCTGATTGCTCTTCTGTGTCCTCCCCACCTCATAAGTAGGTGCATAAACTGTTCCTGTTGTGAATTCTAGCACAAAGCACAGTGCTGTTTCAGTCTAGTATTTTACTTGTGTCTGATGTGTTGTTTACTCTGGTATCTAAGCATCGTTGTTTTGATGTTGAAGACAagtggcagggagaggtggtagtgtttttcagaggaaaaggtATATACCagatctgaaatattttcaattacGATAATTAAGAGTTCTTAATGTAAGCATTTGGGTGTCAGTTCTCAGACTTGTTTTTGAGTTGTTACCTGAAAGCGACAGCAAGTCCCTAGACATAGGGAGGTCCAGTGGGGCCTTTAACATGGATGCTACGGTGGCTTCTTTGAAGGGATGATGACATTACTGGCTTTTCTAACAAATCCAATTTGAAACATTATCATGGTGTGCCTCTGTTTGCAAGTAATGCCTTGTGAGAATAAGTGCTTATGTAACCACACCGAAacaagctgatttttaaaaaacctgcaaaaaagGCCTGTGAATTTTttgggggagggcaggggatggTGGTGGGTAGGGGAgggctttttaaatttatttactatttgctattttatttatttacttctttgGACTTTCAGTGTAGGCACAATGAATGGCTGAGTAGTTCGGGGAATGTAAGGAAGGAAATTCTTAAAGTGGCTTTATCACTGTGGGTAAAATATTATATTCTGGAGCACCGGCTGCAGCAATTAGGGTAACAGCTCGTCAGTTAAATGACTAGCTCTTCTTCAATGCCAGTAGTTTATATCCTTATAATGGAATAATACCTGGTGTAAATTGAAAAATTCTACTTAACGTGTTTACTGATACTCCCTACCTATCTCTCATTCCTACTACTGGTAGCAAATACAGgttggaaaaatacattaaaaaaaccagcaccTTTCCAGTctgcaaaataaagttttatgaCTTCCCTTAACCGAGTCTGGGTGAAAAATTACAAGTAAACTGTGCTGTAGCCTGTTACTTCTTAATGCAATCATATTGACTTTGGCTAAGAGAGGTTAATGTGACTTGCCTTCTCTAGTGCTTGATTTTGCTCGTAACTTCTTTGAAGAGCTGACTGTAGTCCTTATGAAGGATACtgtattaaaggaaaagaaaaaggcacagTGTAGGTAGTAGGTTTCACCTTTTTCAGATTTACTGTTCTTCCTGGTGATATAGTGTGTCCATCTCAATATAATGGAATGATTCAGTCTGTCACTCAGACTTCTTCCAAAGCAACTGAAGCAGAATCAGTTGCTAATTTTTGTGATGCAGAAATATTAATAAGAAAGGTCAGAAGCTTGTTTTAACATAGTTAATTCAATGTGACTGCCTTGGTCATTACTGAACAGGAGAGACGTATACCAAGTGATTGCAAAGATAATGTCACTTAATTCTCCCTGTTAATTAAGAACTGTATTTTGCAATACCTCTTTGTTGCAGCCTTATGTATGCTTATCggtttcttttcctccatcttAATTTGTGATACTCAATTTCCAAGCTTTATGTTGGGGTTTGTTATTGTGTGTAATCTCTTGCCACTTCTAAGCCTTACTTAAAATACTTGCAGAATCCTGTGTTTTCCACTGTAAGTGTACTTAGTGAATCTAAAAGCTCGATATTCTCATTCTTTTGGCAGTGTAGGAGCTCTGTTCTGGTAATCAAGCTGTATGCATTTATCTGTTTTGATCTCTCCATATAAAATAATCCTTCTAACCTTATtactctgtgtttctttctgaaagtagGCAGGCAGCAAGTCATCACGGAGTGAAGTAGGGCATGAAAAAGTAGAGTATCTTGTGCTCCAGTGTGGTGTAGTATGCAGCAAAGTAACAAGTTCACTTAAGATTCCTTCAACATGTTCATATTtagtgtgttttgttgtttggggtgctttttctggtttggtttgtggtcttttttttttttttttttttttagttttggagAGGGTAGCAGAAATGTCTTGCCACTGCATGCAGTCTGCTGACGACAAATTCATGGTGGTGCTGTGGGGGGAATATGTGAAGCAGCTCATTACAAATGACCTGTTTACTTTTCCCATATACTGtgttaattttttcccctcttcctaCCAGTAATTTCTTTAGTGTGTGAATTGGGGTaaaaggggataaaaaaaaaagtttgacgTAATCTTCTGGCTTTTGCTGATTTTCTGTGTGCTGGGTTTTGTATTAGGTGTAGTGAATGTACTCTTGACCACTCCTCTTTGGGTAGTGAACACACGCCTGAAGCTGCAGGGAGCAAAGTTTAGAAATGAAGACATTGTACCAACCAATTATAAAGGTATAATAGGTAAGTACCTATTGTTGTCTTCAACCGAAGAGAAGTTtgttaaatgaaacatttcaagGACTGTGAAGTTTGAAGACTTTTATTCATGTAACCTATTTCACCCTGGAATCTCTGTGCTTCCCCATCACTTTGCAGTCACTGAGTTTTATAGGAAACTGGACATGGCCATTTCTGGTGGTAATTAAGAATTTATAATATGCGCACCTGTAACTGCAATACCTTTTGCCAAGGCAGGTATCTTACCATACAAATACTGGAGTGATAGTGAGCCCAGTGAGGTGGTAGCTGGGAGTCTGCGTTTAGACAGGCAGTCTGCAAATTAAACTTCACTCACCTTAATATTTAATTGCCTACATGTTCAGGCTgtcttccttttgaaaagaagtaaataaGTATTGTTGTTTTGAAGGTTTAAAAGACCTTAATCTTAATGCTGAGCTTGTACTAAAAAGAGCAGGAGTCTGCAGATGATAAGCTCTGTTTGCATTAATGGTGATGTGAGCAAGAACCTCCTTTGTCACTATTTTTGCATCAACTTCCAGATTAGAATGGAAGATAAGAAGTCATATAAATGACTGCAGTGGATTTTTATACACTTTGACTATATTAGGCTTCAGGTGTAACTTTTCTTACCTTTTACAGTCAGAATGTTGTACTCATTATTTTATGTGTTGCGTGTCCCCCCTTTCTTCTCAGATGCCTTTCATCAGATAATACGAGATGAAGGAGTCTTAGCGTTATGGAATGGTACTTTCCCCTCCTTGTTGCTGGTCTTCAATCCTGCCATACAGTTCATGTTTTATGAAGGCTTTAAACggaagcttttgaaaaagcagctgcaagtGAGTGTGTTTTGAGGCCAGGTGGTGGATATGCTCTGTTATAAGACGGCTCTGACATGCATTACTTGGAGCAAATTCAGAAATGTACACATGGGTTCAGTTCTTGTATTTTTGAGGGTATTTTTTGAGTTAGTATATCTTCTAAAAACGATCCATCATCGTGAAGTGAGATGCGAATCTTTCACATCCTTAGGAAGGATATTCCTGTGATGAATTCCTCctcttgtaaaaataaaactgcaccTCTTGTCCACGGTCTGGATTTAAAGTAGAGATTTTAAATTCTAACATATctgttttgtaaatatgtaCATTACAGACTGTTTTGAAGTCACCTCTTAACCCTTTCCCCAGTAAATGAAGTATATTGAGCCTTTGAAGTATGACAGAATTGTTCTGGTCCCTGTCATTTCAATaacacttttttcctgaagcccTCTGTTTTTAAGTATCCTTTTTCCAAAGATGGACACTAGAATTGAACACAGCATTGCAACCATACCTTCTGATTATCTAGAGGCAGAGTCGCTTTTCTGTCTCAGCTTTatagtcttttttctttgtcctttttctctATATCAGATACGCATCTCACCTGAACGTATGTTCCTTTTACGTTCTAGCAGATGGAAAAGTATTTGTGTTACATTTTAGGATAATGTCACAGTAGATGTTTTTTGTGACTTTAGAATGCATTTAGCTGTATTTAGATTTTAGATCATATTCATATGTTACAAAGGCATCTTGTTTTTCCTCAAGACATAGTGAGATTATTTTTACATGAGATTTTGAGTCATAGATGAGGCTTGGGGTTTTCCTACCATCTTTAGGCAATGCTGCAGCTGTAGCACTCTTTATTTGTGTCTGATGGACCTATCCAGTTAACATTACGGACAATACGATTTTTTGAGTGACAAGCTGAACTTCCCTCTGCGTTGTTACTTGCCTGTTGGCTAATTGCTATAGTtacttcttgtttcttttaaattatttagttCTACCTTAAATTAGGGCACGTTTTGTCCATGTTCAGTGGAGAAGGGAAAATACGTTTTTCCCCTAGCAATGGTCATTCTTATTTTggataacatttttcttcctatttgaTCTTTTCCTGACTGTCTTAAATAGATCAGATTGACTGTCTTAAATAGATCAGATTGACTCTTTTAAGATCTGCATGTTGTCTGCATATTTCTGATTGCAATCAACATATTTTGCAAATTTGGAGCATGTTTTGGTATGGGCACCTTCTCGTTTTCGGTGATTAGTTCACACTGTTAGACTGAGATGCACTGTAATCAGCTTAAGCTGTAACAATGTATTTGGTGCACTGTGGAACATTGTGGGCTTTGAAGGTGAGCATGGGCTCCCAGCAGGTGTTCTTCATTAGTAGGGAACAAGATTTTTAGCCTATGTCATCAAGACTAGAAGTCTGCCTGATAGCGTAGTGATTATGTCTCAGTGTTCATAGAGGGGTGTTCAAGGAGCCTTTCACCATCACCTTTTCATATGTGCTGTGACTTGACAGTTTATATGTtgcaaaagctgaaatgctTATTGATCGGTACATTTAAATGCTACTTCCCTATCTTTTGTCTACTTTTGGTGCTTTACATTGGTCTAGGTGTATGGCTTTATTTCTGCTATGTTTTAGTAACCTACTTGTAGtgagaaatgcaaaagcttGTGAGCAGGTAGAGGTTGCAAATAAACTTTAGTTGTGGGAAAGTAAGCTGGTTAAATTATAACTCTTTAAAATGGGAAGATCCGTAGACTTTGTGAAATCTTTATGCCAAAGATACTTAGATAACCTGGTAGCAGGTACCAGTACAGAATCCCCAGACACCTACAGGTAACTGGTTTGGTACTATGTGGACGTAATATGTTCCTTTATCTTATTGAACAGCTCACATCTTTGGATGCTTTTGTCATTGGTGCAATAGCCAAAGCAGTTGCCACCACCCTCACTTATCCTCTGCAGACAGTACAGTCAATTCTGCGGGtaagtaataattttatttcagggtAACTGCCTTTCACTTGTTCTGTATAATGCAGGCCTTGTTCCTgtggcttgtttttctttgtgttaatGAACCCATCATTTTTGGGAGCTCCTTTTGGATGGTGCAGTCATTGATAAGGATGCCTGTCTTTGATCCTGTACTGACAGATTCTGATAGAACTCGGTATTACTGGTGCACATTTGTTTTGAGTAGCTGGTAGGATTGACAACGTAATGCATCAGTACAGCATCTTGCAGAAGCTGATGCACTATGCTGGTTTTAGGCATTACAGAAATGTAGCTTTacttctttaaatataaatagaaaacgTGTCAAATggaaagttaaaattaaatccTCTAAACCCAACTTGTTTCCAGGGTAATCCAAAGGGTTATTATTTTATTCGGATGATGGCCTGTGCTTGTCAGTAGCCAGAAAGTGATTCATCAGGGCAAACTGAGCTCCctcataaataatatttttaatcactTGCCCAGCCTTGTACACTAATTGTAGTGGTAATGGAAACACTTGCATTTATTCTCAGTTGCAGTTTGTATGTTTGCTGGATAATGTTGCTACCTTCAGTATGTACCAGTGTTGTTGTAATATTGAAGCAAGACAAAgtggagggggggcaggggaggaagagaCCTGGCCCTACATAAGCAAGCATATTGTActttaatttctgtgctttttaatcTGGTTTTGTAAGTTGTTTCTCGATGGTTTTTATAAcagttaaatattaataaatgtttCCACAGAAATATAATGCTATTTTCCGAAGTAAGGAGAAGCCCTAACTTACGTTTATGATAAAGCCATTATATATGTTCTAAAACTTCTGTCGATTTGGAGAATTAGTTGAATTACTGAATGTGAACCTTCCATGCTAAGGGAATCGCTTTTCAGGCTTGTCTAATAGAGGACTTTCCTTGTCAATTGTTCATCtggaaaaactgattttcttgaaggctttgtaattattttagtttttctttactTAGAGTGAactaaatgtattttgattCTTGATAGCCTGTAAAAAGATAGTTTGGATGCTCTGTTTCAAACCCAGCAGGACTTGAATCTATTTACTGTGTGGTTACTGCTACCCTGAAAAGACACTAGATAAAACTTTTGTGTCTGCACAGCTTTCTACTTCACCACCCTAATGGTGCACAAAATGACATCTGCGTTGTAGCTGTGTCAGCAACACTGTGGATTAGTCAGCAGTCATCTTTTCTGAGGTTTTCATAACTTTTGATGATCAGCTGAGCTAGTGTCTTCATTCAATGTCTTATCCTGTCTCAACAGCCTGGATGCACCATGGGGGTTAAACTAGTAAGACAGGCTTCTATTTCTAAAGTGACAGATAACAGAAGAATGTTCAAGCAAATTTAGCTTTGTCGGATAAATTGCAACATCagtctgtttttaatttgtgatgCACTTTCCGCTGGTCTAAAGGAGAACCGGAAGGAGAGTTGGAGTGCTCTATTTTAGCCTTCGCATTGCACAGGAGTGC from Falco rusticolus isolate bFalRus1 chromosome 5, bFalRus1.pri, whole genome shotgun sequence includes the following:
- the SLC25A17 gene encoding peroxisomal membrane protein PMP34, with translation MARVGPAVGSPGPAGAAVPPVRLAAEPARAAAMSSVASYESLVHAVSGAVGSVTAMTVFFPLDTARLRLQVDEKRKSKTTPAVLLEIIKEEGLLAPYRGWFPVISSLCCSNFVYFYTFNSLKALWVKGQHSTTGKDLVLGVVAGVVNVLLTTPLWVVNTRLKLQGAKFRNEDIVPTNYKGIIDAFHQIIRDEGVLALWNGTFPSLLLVFNPAIQFMFYEGFKRKLLKKQLQLTSLDAFVIGAIAKAVATTLTYPLQTVQSILRFGRHRLNPENRTLGSLRNVLYLLQQRVRRFGLMGLYKGLEAKLLQTVLTAALMFLVYEKLTAATFTVMGLKHSHRH